In Cicer arietinum cultivar CDC Frontier isolate Library 1 chromosome 7, Cicar.CDCFrontier_v2.0, whole genome shotgun sequence, a single window of DNA contains:
- the LOC101513113 gene encoding SUN domain-containing protein 2, producing the protein MSASTVSITAANPGARRRPMIVTEKKTTTNLELLANDVAASPVAVTSGNVDGKTPSAAGNGRDLSHHSIRGEAVLSKELAPATKRTAGGNSTAVTPRRVKKSNGKSDKPRWLTVARIFAKQFVLLAMLAGLVQLFRWYVLNSSEGVVGGFAELSEYEGRISEVESLLKKTAKMIQVQVDVVDKKIENEVRGLRTEMDAKIEQKGAFLENELKKLETKGEKLERYLGELKIDDLLTKEEFEKFAEGLRNVKGNSYEGGGLDEIREFARSVVEKEIEKHAADGLGRVDYALANGGATVVRHSEAYDMRRGNWFLMSVRNGVHPNADKMLKPSFGEPGQCFPLKGSSGFVQIKLRAEIIPEAVTLEHVAKSVAYDRSSAPKDCRISGWLQGRNTDSVIDTEKIFLLSEFTYDLEKSNAQTFDVLNSAGSGVIDTVRLDFTSNHGSASHTCIYRLRVHGHKPDSVSMMAIQS; encoded by the exons ATGTCGGCTTCCACCGTGTCTATCACGGCGGCGAATCCAGGCGCGCGTCGGAGACCCATGATCGTTACCGAGAAGAAAACCACCACTAATCTTGAACTCCTTGCCAACGACGTCGCCGCCTCTCCGGTTGCTGTCACTTCCGGCAATGTCGACGGCAAGACTCCATCAGCCGCCGGTAATGGCCGAGACTTGAGTCATCACTCGATCCGCGGAGAGGCCGTCCTCTCCAAGGAGTTGGCTCCGGCAACGAAGAGGACTGCCGGCGGGAACTCTACTGCGGTTACTCCGCGGAGGGTGAAGAAGTCTAATGGGAAGTCGGATAAGCCGCGGTGGCTCACCGTGGCGAGAATCTTTGCGAAACAATTCGTGCTCCTGGCGATGCTCGCTGGGTTGGTTCAGTTGTTTAGGTGGTATGTATTGAACTCCAGCGAAGGCGTTGTTGGAGGGTTCGCTGAGTTGTCGGAATACGAGGGGAGAATTTCGGAAGTGGAGAGTTTGTTAAAGAAGACGGCAAAgatgattcaggtgcaggttgATGTGGTGGATAAGAAGATTGAGAATGAGGTTAGAGGGTTGAGGACGGAAATGGATGcgaaaattgaacaaaaaggtgcATTCTTGGAGAATGAGTTGAAGAAATTGGAGACTAAGGGTGAGAAATTGGAGAGATATTTGGGTGAATTGAAGATAGATGATTTGTTAACAAAGGAGGAGTTTGAGAAATTTGCCGAGGGTTTGAGGAATGTGAAAGGGAATAGTTATGAAGGTGGTGGTTTAGATGAGATTAGGGAATTTGCAAGAAGCGTGGTTGAGAAGGAGATTGAGAAGCATGCTGCTGATGGGCTTGGGAGGGTGGATTACGCCCTTGCTAACGGTGGAGCCACAGTTGTGAGGCATTCGGAGGCCTATGATATGCGGAGGGGAAATTGGTTCTTGATGTCTGTCAGAAATGGTGTTCACCCCAATGCTGATAAGATGTTGAAACCGAGTTTTGGGGAGCCCGGTCAGTGTTTTCCATTGAAGGGTAGCAGCGGGTTTGTTCAGATAAAGCTACGTGCTGAAATCATTCCTGAGGCTGTCACCTTGGAACATGTAGCAAAG AGTGTCGCATATGATAGGTCTAGTGCTCCCAAGGACTGCAGGATTTCTGGTTGGCTGCAGGGGCGCAATACTGATTCTGTAATTGATACAGAAAAGATTTTTCTTCTGTCAGAGTTTACATATGACCTTGAGAAGAGCAATGCTCAAACTTTTGATGTGTTGAATTCAGCAGGTTCTGGTGTTATTGACACGGTAAGGCTTGACTTTACGTCAAATCATGGAAGTGCTTCACACACCTGTATATATCGCTTAAGAGTTCACGGTCACAAACCTGACTCGGTTTCTATGATGGCAATCCAGTCATAA